CCTATCTTCAGGCTTTGCCTTATCTCGACCGTCTCGATTATGTGGCGCCGATGAATCAGGAGCACGCCTATGCGATCGCTGTCGAACGCCTGCTCGGCGTTGATGTGCCTAAGCGTGGCCAGCTGATCCGCGTGCTTTACTCGGAAATCGGCCGTATTCTGAATCACATTCTTAACGTGACCACGCAGGCTATGGACGTTGGTGCGCTGACGCCGCCGCTCTGGGGCTTTGAAGAACGTGAAAAGTTGATGGTGTTCTATGAACGCGCTTGTGGTGCACGTATGCACGCAGCTTATTTCCGTCCAGGTGGTGTTCATCAGGATCTGCCTGATCAGCTTGTGGAAGATATCGGCAAGTGGATCGATCCGTTCCTCAATACCACGCTTGCCAATCTCGACGATCTGATTACGCCAAACCGCATTTTTAAACAGCGTAACGTCGATATCGGTGTTGTTTCGCTTGATGATGCTTGGGCATGGGGCTTCTCGGGCGTCATGGTTCGTGGTTCGGGTGCAGCATGGGATCTGCGCAAGTCGCAGCCTTATGAATGCTACAACGAAATGGAATTCGATATTCCGATCGGTAAGAACGGTGACTGCTATGACCGTTACTTGATCCGTATGGAAGAAATGCGCCAATCGGCCCGCATCATGCGCCAGTGCGTTGATCTTCTGCTCGGCAAGGAACGCGTAGGTCCTGTCTCCAATACCGATAACAAGATCGTGCCGCCGAAGCGCGGCGAGATGAAGCGTTCGATGGAAGCGCTCATCCATCACTTCAAACTTTATACGGAAGGCTATCACGTGCCTGCCGGTGAAGTTTATGCAGCTGTCGAAGCACCAAAGGGTGAATTTGGCGTCTTCCTCGTATCGGATGGCACCAACAAGCCTTATCGCTGCAAGCTGCGCGCCCCGGGCTTTGCCCATCTTCAGGCCATGGATTTCCTGTGCCGCGGTCACATGTTGGCTGACGTGTCGGCAATTCTTGGCTCGCTCGATATCGTGTTTGGTGAGGTTGACCGCTGATGTCCGTTCGCCGTCTCGCAGATGATGCCGTCCAGCCGGCTGGTTTCGCTTTTAACGCGGAAAATCAGAACTGGGCGCACAAGACGATCGCAAAATACCCTGAAGGCCGCCAACAGTCGGCTGTTATCCCTTTGCTCATGCGTGCGCAGGAGCAGGATGGCTGGGTCACGAAGGCTGCTATCGAACATGTCGCAAACATGCTCGATATGCCGCTGATCCGCGTTCTCGAAGTCGCTACTTTCTATACGCAGTTCCAGCTGAAGCCAGTTGGCACGCGCGCGCACATTCAGGTTTGCGGCACCACGCCATGCATGTTGCGTGGCTCGGAAGCACTGATGGATGTTTGCCGTCATAAAATCCACCACGATCCTTTTGAGCTTAACGCCGAAGGCACGCTGTCGTGGGAAGAAGTTGAATGCCAGGGCGCTTGTGTCAATGCACCGATGGTCATGATCTTCAAGGACGCTTATGAAGACCTGACACCGGAACGCCTTGCTGAAATTATCGATGCGTTCGAAGCAGGTAAGGGCGACACTGTTAAGACGGGTCCGCAGGATGGGCGTATTACGTCTGAACCTATGGGCGGTCTAACAGCGCTGACTGAAGATCTGGACTACAAGAAGATCGGTCTGGAAACCCGTAAGGCATCCGATGCTGCAGTTGCCAAAGCCAAGGCGGAAGCTGAAGCAAAGGCTAAGGCAGAAGCTGCAGCGAAAGCTGCGGAAGAAGCCAAGAACGTTGCACCGTCGAATGCAGCCAAACCAGTGACCAATGCTACAGAAACCGATCCAAGCCTCAAGACGCCGTCTGATGTTAAGGCATCAAACGCTGCTGAGAAGGCTGCTTCGGTTGACAGCAAGCAAGATTACAAGCTTGACGATAAGAACCGTCCGGAAGCAATTGAGCGTCCAGAAGCTGTTGACGATCTGAAGCTTATTTCCGGCGTCGGCCCGAAGATTGAGGAAACCCTGCATGAGCTGGGTGTTTTCACCTTCAAGCAGGTTGCTTCCTGGAAGAAAGCCGAGCGCGAATGGGTTGACGGCTATCTGAGCTTCCACGGTCGCATTGATCGTGAAGACTGGGTTAAGCAGGCCAAGGCTTTGGCCAAGGGCGGCGTCGAAGAATACATCAAGGTATTCGGAAAGAAGCCCGTATGATGACTTCGACATTGGCAAACAGAAACGGAAACAGGTGAGACATGCTGGCTGATAAGGATCGCATATTCACCAATATCTATGGCTTCAAGGACATGTCCCTGAAGGGCGCTATGTCGCGTGGCCATTGGGATAACACCAAAGGCTTCATCGACAAGGGTCGTGACTGGATCATCGACGAGATGAAGGCATCTGGCCTTCGTGGTCGTGGTGGTGCTGGCTTCCCGACCGGCCTGAAATGGTCCTTTATGCCGAAGGAAGTTACGGACCGGCCGCATTACCTCGTCGTCAATGCCGACGAATCCGAACCGGGCACCTGTAAGGACCGCGAAATTCTGCGCCACGATCCGCATACGCTGATCGAAGGCTGCGTTATCGCCGGTTGCGCCATGGGCGCTCACGTTGCTTATATCTATCTGCGCGGCGAATTCATGCGTGAGCGTGAAGCGCTTCAGGCAGCGATTGACGAATGTTACGATGCAGGTCTTCTGGGCAAGAACAATAAGTGCGGCTGGGATATGGAGATTCTTCTCCATCACGGCGCTGGCGCTTATATCTGCGGCGAAGAAACCGCTCTGTTGGAAAGCCTTGAAGGAAAGAAGGGCCAGCCACGTCTAAAGCCTCCTTTCCCCGCAAATATGGGCCTCTATGGCTGCCCGACGACAGTGAACAACGTTGAATCGATTGCTGTTGCTCCGACGATCCTTCGTCGCGGCGGCGCATGGTTCTCGTCGATCGGTCGTCCGAACAATGTCGGCACGAAGCTGTTCCAGATTTCCGGTCATGTGAATACGCCATGCACCGTGGAAGAGGGCCTCGGCATCACCTTCCGCGAGCTGATCGAAAAGCATGGCGGCGGTATTCGCGGCGGCTGGGACAATCTGCTTGCAGTCATTCCTGGCGGCGCATCATGCCCGATTATTAAGGCCGAAGACATGATGGACGCCATCATGGATTTCGACGGTATGCGCGACAAAAAATCGTCGTTCGGAACAGGCGGTCTGATCGTCATGGACAAGTCCACTGACGTCATCAAGGCAATTGCTCGTCTTGCAGCTTTCTTCAAGCATGAAAGCTGCGGCCAGTGCACGCCTTGCCGCGAAGGTACTGGTTGGATGTGGCGCGTCATGGAACGCATGGTCAAGGGTAACGCGCAGAAGCGCGAAATCGACATGCTGTTTGATGTGACCAAGCAAATTGAAGGTCACACGATCTGCGCGCTTGGTGATGCTGCTGCATGGCCTATTCAGGGCCTGATCCGCAATTTCCGTCCGGAAATTGAAAAGCGCATTGACGATTATACGCGCAACGCTGTTCAGAGCCGCAACATCCGTCTGGAAGCAGCGGAATAAGGCTGACGCATTGTGTGGTGCGGTCCGTCTCCCACGGGCCGTAATAGAGTTTGACATCTGGAAGATGCGGCAAGAGCCGCAGGTTTGGATAAGCGATGGCAAATATTAAGGTTGACGGCACAGAGATCGAAGTACCCGATCACTATACGCTCCTTCAGGCTGCCGAAGCCGCGGGGGCGGAAGTCCCGCGTTTTTGTTTCCACGAACGGCTTTCCATCGCCGGAAACTGCCGCATGTGCCTTGTTGAAGTGAAGGGTGGACCGCCAAAGCCGGCTGCATCCTGCGCTATGGGCGTACGCGATCTGCGTCCCGGCCCGAATGGCGAAGCACCTGAAATTTTCACCAACACGCCGATGGTCAAAAAGGCCCGCGAAGGCGTGATGGAATTCCTACTCATCAACCATCCGCTCGATTGCCCGATTTGCGATCAGGCAGGTGAGTGCGATCTGCAAGATCAGGCAATGGCGTTTGGTACCGACGGTTCACGCTATCGCGAAAACAAGCGTGCGGTTGAGAACAAGTATATCGGCCCGCTCGTCAAGACTGTGATGACACGCTGCATTCACTGCACGCGCTGCGTCCGCTTCACGACCGAAGTGGCTGGTATTTCTGAACTCGGCCTCATTGGTCGTGGTGAAGATGCTGAAATCACCACTTATCTCGAGCGCGCTATGACTTCGGAGCTGCAGGGCAATGTCATCGACCTTTGCCCGGTTGGTGCTCTGACCTCACGTCCATATGAATTCCAGGCGCGTCCGTGGGAATTGAACAAGACTGAAACCATCGACGTGATGGATGCAGTTGGTTCGAACATCCGCGTTGACACCCGTGGTCGTGAAGTGATGCGCATCATGCCACGCGTCAACGAAGCCGTGAACGAAGAGTGGATTTCCGACAAGACCCGTTTCATCTGGGATGGTCTGCGCACCCAGCGCCTTGATCGCCCATATGTTCGTAAGGATGGTCGTCTGGTAGCAGCATCGTGGCCTGAAGCTTTTGCAGCAATCGCTGCCAAGGTTTCGGCAACATCTGCTGACAAGATCGGGGCTGTTGCTGGCGATCTGGCTTCGGTTGAAGAACTTTATGCTCTGAAGAGCCTGATCGCGTCGCTTGGTTCTGCCAATATTGATAGCCGTCAGGATGGCGCAGCACTTGATCCAGCTTTGGGTCGTGCAAGCTATCTCTTTAATACGACGATCGAAGGCATTGAAAATGCTGACGCTCTTCTGATCATCGGCTCCAACCCACGTGTTGAAGCGGCTATTCTGAACGCTCGTATTCGCAAGCGTCAGCGCATGGGCCATTTCCCAATCGCTCTGATCGGTGAACAGGCTGAACTGCGTTACAACTACGAATATCTTGGCGCAGGTGCAGACACACTTGCAGCTGTCGCTTCCGGCAAAAATGCATTCCGCGACGTGCTGGCGAAAGCCGAACGTCCGCTGATCATTGTTGGTCAGGGCGCATTGACTGGCGAAAACGGCGCTGCTGTTCTGGCTCAAGCTGCAAAGCTCGCGCAAGATGTCGGCGCGATCAATGGCGAATGGAACGGCTTCTCGGTCCTTCACACTGCGGCTTCGCGCGTCGGTGCTCTTGATCTCGGCGTTGTGCCGGGTGAGGGCGGCAAGGTTGCAGGCGAAATGCTCGGCAATCTTGATGTTGTGTTTCTGCTCGGTGCAGACGAACTCGACATGACGGCCAAGGGTTCGAGCTTCGTTGTCTATATCGGTACGCATGGCGATGCCGGTGCACATGCGGCTGACGTTATCCTGCCAGGTGCGGCTTACACCGAAAAATCGGGTACATGGCTTAACACTGAAGGTCGCGTGCAGCTCGGCAACCGTGCTGGTTTCGCACCGGGCGAAGCAAAGGAAGATTGGGCAATTCTGCGCGCTCTTTCCGACACGCTCGGCAAGCGTCTGCCATTTGACAGCCTCGCACAGCTTCGCGCCAAGCTCTATGCAGATTACCCGCATATGATGGCCATTGACACTGTTGCACCTGCCGCTGCCGACGATCTGGTCGCGCTGGCTGGTAAGGCAACCAACCTGGGTGGCGGCGCTGCGTTCGTTTCCCCGGTCAAGGATTTCTACCTGACGAACCCAATCGCGCGTGCTTCCGCTGTCATGGCCGAGTGCTCGGCGCTTGCGGCCGGCAGCTTCCAACAGGCAGCTGAGTAAGCGAGAGAGAGACGGAATAATGGACGGAATTTTTGCAGCTTACGTCTTGCCCGCGCTGATTATAGCGCTGAAGTCGGTCGTTCTGCTTGTCGTATTGCTGATCGTCGTGGCTTACCTGCTTTATGCGGATCGTAAGATTTGGGCAGCCGTGCAGCTTCGCCGTGGACCGAACGTCGTTGGCCCATGGGGTCTGTTTCAGGCTTTTGCCGATCTTTTGAAGTTCGTCTTCAAAGAGCCGATCATTCCATCCGGCGCGAATAAGGGTGTGTTTCTTCTTGCACCTTTCATTTCCGCTGTGCTGGCAATGGCAACCTGGGCGGTCATTCCCGTCAATGAAGGTTGGGCAATCGCCAACATCAATGTCGGTTTGCTTTACATCTTCGCTATTTCTTCGCTTGAAGTTTATGGCGTTATCATGGGCGGCTGGGCCTCGAACTCGAAGTATCCGTTTCTGGGTGCACTTCGTTCGGCAGCGCAGATGGTCTCCTATGAAGTGTCGATCGGTTTTGTGATCGTTACGGTTCTTCTGACGGTTGGCTCGCTTAACCTGACAGATATCGTGTTGTCGCAGAATACGGGTATCGGTACATCGCTCGGACTGCCGGCTTCGTTCCTCGACTGGAACTGGCTGGTTCTGTTCCCGATGTTCGTGATCTTCTTCATTTCGGCACTTGCTGAAACGAACCGCCCGCCATTCGACCTTGTCGAAGCTGAATCGGAACTCGTGGCCGGTCATATGATCGAGTATTCGTCCACACCGTTCCTTCTGTTCTTCCTCGGCGAGTATGTGGCGATCACGCTGATGTGCGCCCTGATGACGACGCTCTTCCTTGGCGGCTGGTTGCCTCCGGTCGACGTATGGTTCCTCAATTGGGTTCCGGGCATCATCTGGTTCATGCTCAAGCTTTGCTTCTGCTTCTTCATGTTCGCTATGGTAAAGGCTTTCGTACCGCGTTACCGCTACGACCAGTTGATGCGTCTGGGCTGGAAAGTGTTCCTGCCGATCTCGCTCTTCATGGTTGTTCTGACCGCGACCGTCATCAAAGTCTTCGATCTGGTGTAAGGAGAAAGAAAAATGGCTTCTTTCGCACAGGCCGCGAAATCACTCCTTCTCAAGGAATTCGTCGGCGCTTTCTTCCTCTCCATGCGCCAGTTTTTCGCGCCAAAAGCGACGTTGAACTACCCGCATGAAAAGGGTCCGATTTCTCCACGTTTTCGTGGCGAACACGCGCTGCGTCGTTATCCCAACGGCGAAGAACGCTGCATTGCTTGCAAGCTTTGCGAAGCGATCTGCCCGGCGCAGGCTATCACCATTGAAGCGGGTCCCCGCCGCAATGATGGCACGCGCCGCACGGTGCGTTACGACATCGATATGGTGAAGTGCATCTATTGCGGCTTCTGTCAGGAAGCTTGCCCTGTAGATGCGATCGTTGAAGGTCCGAACTTCGAGTTTGCGACCGAAACCCGCGAAGAGCTCTACTATGACAAGGACAAGCTCCTTGCCAATGGCGATCGCTGGGAACGCGAAATTGCGCGCAACATCGCTATTGATGCGCCATATCGCTGATTGGTTTTGCTGAAACCTCTGTTTCGGCATCCGGTTTGAAAAGCGGCAACAAGAGGGGGCAGCCTCGCTTGTTGCCTGAATTTAAGTTTCGCGATTTTTCGCGACAAACAAAGACTAAAGCGGGCAAAGCAATAGGGCTTTGTCCACGGAAAGGTGTTGGGGGATCCCCATGCTGACAGGTATTGCGGCAGCGTTCTTTTATCTGTTCGCCTTTATCATGATCGCCAGCGCGTTCATGGTGATTGCGGCGCGCAACCCCGTGCATTCGGTGCTGTTTCTGATCCTCGCTTTCTTCAATGCGGCGGCACTGTTCTTGCTAACGGGGGCCGAGTTCCTCGCCATGATCCTGCTTGTCGTTTATGTCGGCGCTGTGGCGGTTCTCTTCCTCTTCGTCGTCATGATGTTGGATGTCGATTTCTCTGAGCTCAAGCGTGGTGCGCTGCAATATGCGCCGGTTGGTGCTCTTGTTGGTCTGATCCTGCTTGGCGAGCTGATCGTTGTGTTCGCAGGTTCGATGTTCGCTCCTAAGCTGGGGCAGGGCTCGGTTCCTATCCCTGATCTCGCAGAACGCACCAACACTGCAGCCCTCGGTGACATTCTTTACACCGACTACGTTTTCAACTTCCAGATTGCCGGATTGGTTCTTCTCGTTGCCATGATCGGTGCGATCGTTCTGACGCTGCGGCACAAGCCAAATGTAAAGCGCCAGTCGATCCCGGATCAGGTTGCTCGTACGCCTGAAACGGCGATCGAGATCAAGAAGGTCGAAACGGGCAAAGGCATCTGAGGATAAGAATATGGAAATCGGTATTTCTCATTATCTGACCGTTTCAGCCATCCTGTTCACACTTGGCGTTTTCGGTATTTTCTTAAACCGCAAGAACGTCATCGTCATCCTGATGTCTGTCGAATTGATCCTCCTCTCGGTCAATCTCAACTTCGTGGCGTTTTCTTCTGTGCTTGGCGATATGGTCGGGCAGGTTTTCGCGCTCTTCGTTCTGACTGTTGCAGCTGCAGAAGCGGCTATCGGTCTGGCAATCCTCGTTGTTTTCTTCCGTAATCGCGGTTCTATCGCGGTGGAAGACGTCAATGTTATGAAAGGTTGACGGGCAAATGCTCTATAACGCGATCGTCTTCCTTCCGCTTATTGGCTTTCTTGTTGCCGGTCTTTTCGGCAACAAGATTGGTGCCAAAGCGAGTGAATATCTTACTTCCGGCCTGATGGTGATCGTTGCGATCCTGTCATGGGTCGTGTTCTTTCAAATCCCGCTCGGCCACGATGCCGAAACGGTTCGTATCCCCGTGCTTCATTGGGTTACGTCCGGTTCGCTGTCCTTTGATTGGGCGCTGCGCGTCGATACGTTGACCGGCGTCATGCTTGTCGTGATCAACTCGGTGTCGGCACTCGTGCATATCTATTCGATTGGATATATGCACCACGATCCGCATCGTCCGCGCTTCTTTGCCTATCTGTCGCTCTTCACCTTCGCCATGCTTATGTTGGTAACGTCGGACAATCTGATTCAGATGTTCTTCGGCTGGGAAGGTGTGGGTCTGGCATCCTATCTTCTGATCGGTTTCTGGTTCCAGAAGCCATCGGCAAATGCCGCCGCAATGAAAGCCTTCGTTGTCAACCGCGTTGGTGACTTCGGCTTCCTGCTCGGTATCTTCGGCCTGTTCGCACTGTTCCAGTCGGTCGATTACAACACGATCTTTGCTGCTGCTGCGAATTATTTGCCTGCTGAAGGTGCTGCCGATACCGGTGCGGTTGTTCTCAACTTCCTCGGCTATGAACTGCACAAGGAAACAGCCCTTACTGTTGTTTGCCTGCTGCTTTTCATGGGTGCGATGGGTAAGTCCGCGCAGTTCCTGCTGCACACATGGCTTCCTGACGCGATGGAAGGCCCGACACCTGTTTCCGCACTTATTCACGCGGCAACGATGGTGACCGCGGGTGTGTTCATGGTTGCACGTTTGTCGCCGATCTTTGAACATTCGCACACCGCATTGTTGATCGTGACGATTATCGGCGCAACGACAGCATTCTTTGCTGCAACAGTTGCGCTTGTACAGAACGACATCAAGCGCGTTATCGCTTACTCGACCTGTTCGCAGCTTGGTTATATGTTTGCGGCTCTGGGTGTCGGCGCTTATGGCGCGGCTGTATTTCACCTCTTCACGCATGCATTCTTCAAGGCACTTCTGTTCCTTTGCGCCGGTTCGGTTATCCATGCCGTTTCGGACGAGCAGGACATGCGTCGCATGGGTGGTCTGCGCAAGCTGATCCCAATCACCTACTGGATGATGATGATCGGTACTGTTGCGATTACGGGTCTGGGCGTTCCAGGAACGATCATCGGTACGGCTGGCTTCTTCTCGAAGGATGCTATTATCGAGTCGGTCTTCGCATCGCACAGCCTTGCGTCAGGTTACGCCTTCACGCTTCTGGTTATCGCAGCGATGTTCACGAGCTTCTATTCATGGCGTCTGATTTTCATGACTTTCTATGGCAAGCCACGCGCTTCCGCTGAAGTCATGCATCATGTGCATGAATCGCCGCCAGTGATGCTCGTTCCGTTGTTGCTGCTTGCTGTTGGTGCTCTGTTTGCTGGTTTCGTCTTCAAGGAATACTTCTTCGGACACGAATATGCAGAGTTCTGGAAGGGCGCGCTCTACACCGCTCCAGGCAATGAAATCCTGGATCATTATCACCACGTTCCGTTGTGGGTTAAACTGTCTCCGTTCATCGCGATGGTGATCGGTCTGGTTACGGCCTGGGTGTTCTATATCCGAGCACCACACATTCCGAAGGCACTCGCAGAACGTCATCGCGGTCTGTACCAGTTCCTTCTCAACAAGTGGTACTTCGACGAACTGTATGACCGCATCTTCGTTCGTCCTGCACGTTGGCTCGGCCGCTTCTTCTGGAAGGTCGGCGACGGCAAGATTATCGACGGATACGGTCCAAACGGTGTCGCTGCACGCGTTCTTGATGTTACAGGTCGCGTTGTGAAGATGCAGTCTGGTTACCTTTATCACTACGCATTCGCGATGCTTATCGGCGTCGCCGCGCTCGTCACCTGGATGATGCTCGGGAGCTCTCTCTGATGACCGATTGGCCAATTCTTTCTACGGTCACATTTCTGCCGCTCGTCGGCGCCTTGTTGATCCTTCTCATCAAGGATGACAGCGAAGCCTCGCGTCGTAACATTAAGAATGTTGCGCTGCTGACTACGGTTTTCGTGTTCATTCTGTCTCTGGTTATCTGGGCTGGGTTTGATAATTCAAATCCAGGCTTCCAGATGGTCGAACAGGTCGACTGGCTCGGTGGTGGGATTTCCTACCACATGGGCGTTGACGGCATTTCAATGCTCTTCGTCGTGCTTTCTGCTTTCCTCATGCCTTTCTGCGTGCTGGCAAGCTGGATCGCTATCGACAAGCGCGTCAAGGAATACATGATCGCGTTCCTTATTCTGGAAACGCTCATGATCGGCGTGTTCTGCGCGCTGGATCTGTTCCTGTTCTACGTCTTCTTTGAAGCAAGCCTTATCCCGATGTTCATCATCATCGGTGTCTGGGGTGGCAAGCGCCGCGTTTATGCAAGCTTCAAGTTCTTCCTCTACACGCTGCTCGGCTCGGTACTGATGCTGATCGCGATCATGGCAATGTACTGGCAGGCCGGTACATTGAATATCGTGGAGCTGCTCAAGTACGATTTCCCTGCAGGCATGCAAACGTGGCTATGGCTGGCATTCTTCGCATCGTTCGCTGTAAAGATGCCGATGTGGCCGGTTCACACCTGGTTGCCGGACGCGCACGTTGAAGCACCAACGGCAGGCTCGGTTATTCTGGCCGGTATCCTTCTGAAGCTGGGTGGCTATGGCTTCCTGCGCTTCTCGTTGCCGATGTTCCCGCTGGCATCTGCCGATTTCGCTCCATTCGTCTTTGCACTTTCCGCAATTGCTATCGTCTACACCTCGCTCGTTGCTTTGGTGCAGGAAGATATCAAGAAGCTGATTGCTTACTCCTCGGTTGCGCACATGGGCTACGTCACCATGGGTATTTTCGCAGCCAATGAGCAGGGTGTGCAGGGTGCAATCTTCCAGATGCTCTCGCACGGTATCGTTTCAGGAGCACTCTTCCTTTGTGTCGGCGTGATCTATGATCGTATGCATACCCGTGAGATTTCGGCCTTTGGCGGTCTCGTCAACAACATGCCGAAATATGCCGTTGCATTCCTCATCTTGACGATGGCGAATGTCGGTCTTCCGGGTACGTCAGGCTTTATCGGTGAATTCCTCACGCTGTTCGGTGTCTTCCGCGTCAATACGTGGGTGGCTCTGTTCGCAACCTCTGGTGTGATTCTGTCGGCAGCCTATGCGCTGTGGCTTTATCGCAACGTGGTTTTCGGTGCGCTGACCAAGGAAAGTCTCAAAGGCCTTCTCGATCTCAGCCCGCGTGAAAAGCTGATCCTGTATCCGCTTGTGATCCTCACCATTTTCTTCGGTGTGTATCCAGTGCCGGTCTTCGATGCGACCGCAAGCGCTGTGCATGCACTGGTTAATAATTACGACGCAGCGCTGGCGAATGCCGCTAGCGCTACGCTGGCGCAGTAGTAAAGGCAAAGGCCCGATGCAAACCGACCTGATTGCTTCCCTGTCTCTCGCAGCACCCGAGGTTCTCCTCGCGCTGAGCGGGCTGGCATTGCTTATGATCGGCGTGTTCTCCGGAGAGCGCGCCTCCACACTCGTCAATGGGCTCGCTGTCGCCGTTTTGATTGCTGCACTGGCTCTTGTCGTTATCTTCCCGCACAACGGTATCGCCTTTGGCGGCAGCTTTGTGAACGATGGTTTCGCACGCTTCATGAAAGTGCTGACATTGATCGGCTCTATCGTGACGCTCGTCATGTCCGTTGGTTTTGCGCGTGAAGAGAAGTTCGACAAGTTCGAGTTCCCAGTGCTGATCGTTCTTGCGACGCTTGGCATGCTCATCATGGTATCAGCATCCAACAT
This sequence is a window from Ochrobactrum quorumnocens. Protein-coding genes within it:
- the nuoG gene encoding NADH-quinone oxidoreductase subunit NuoG gives rise to the protein MANIKVDGTEIEVPDHYTLLQAAEAAGAEVPRFCFHERLSIAGNCRMCLVEVKGGPPKPAASCAMGVRDLRPGPNGEAPEIFTNTPMVKKAREGVMEFLLINHPLDCPICDQAGECDLQDQAMAFGTDGSRYRENKRAVENKYIGPLVKTVMTRCIHCTRCVRFTTEVAGISELGLIGRGEDAEITTYLERAMTSELQGNVIDLCPVGALTSRPYEFQARPWELNKTETIDVMDAVGSNIRVDTRGREVMRIMPRVNEAVNEEWISDKTRFIWDGLRTQRLDRPYVRKDGRLVAASWPEAFAAIAAKVSATSADKIGAVAGDLASVEELYALKSLIASLGSANIDSRQDGAALDPALGRASYLFNTTIEGIENADALLIIGSNPRVEAAILNARIRKRQRMGHFPIALIGEQAELRYNYEYLGAGADTLAAVASGKNAFRDVLAKAERPLIIVGQGALTGENGAAVLAQAAKLAQDVGAINGEWNGFSVLHTAASRVGALDLGVVPGEGGKVAGEMLGNLDVVFLLGADELDMTAKGSSFVVYIGTHGDAGAHAADVILPGAAYTEKSGTWLNTEGRVQLGNRAGFAPGEAKEDWAILRALSDTLGKRLPFDSLAQLRAKLYADYPHMMAIDTVAPAAADDLVALAGKATNLGGGAAFVSPVKDFYLTNPIARASAVMAECSALAAGSFQQAAE
- the nuoF gene encoding NADH-quinone oxidoreductase subunit NuoF produces the protein MLADKDRIFTNIYGFKDMSLKGAMSRGHWDNTKGFIDKGRDWIIDEMKASGLRGRGGAGFPTGLKWSFMPKEVTDRPHYLVVNADESEPGTCKDREILRHDPHTLIEGCVIAGCAMGAHVAYIYLRGEFMREREALQAAIDECYDAGLLGKNNKCGWDMEILLHHGAGAYICGEETALLESLEGKKGQPRLKPPFPANMGLYGCPTTVNNVESIAVAPTILRRGGAWFSSIGRPNNVGTKLFQISGHVNTPCTVEEGLGITFRELIEKHGGGIRGGWDNLLAVIPGGASCPIIKAEDMMDAIMDFDGMRDKKSSFGTGGLIVMDKSTDVIKAIARLAAFFKHESCGQCTPCREGTGWMWRVMERMVKGNAQKREIDMLFDVTKQIEGHTICALGDAAAWPIQGLIRNFRPEIEKRIDDYTRNAVQSRNIRLEAAE
- a CDS encoding NADH-quinone oxidoreductase subunit D, producing the protein MAETQVRNFNINFGPQHPAAHGVLRLVLELDGEVVERVDPHIGLLHRGTEKLMETKTYLQALPYLDRLDYVAPMNQEHAYAIAVERLLGVDVPKRGQLIRVLYSEIGRILNHILNVTTQAMDVGALTPPLWGFEEREKLMVFYERACGARMHAAYFRPGGVHQDLPDQLVEDIGKWIDPFLNTTLANLDDLITPNRIFKQRNVDIGVVSLDDAWAWGFSGVMVRGSGAAWDLRKSQPYECYNEMEFDIPIGKNGDCYDRYLIRMEEMRQSARIMRQCVDLLLGKERVGPVSNTDNKIVPPKRGEMKRSMEALIHHFKLYTEGYHVPAGEVYAAVEAPKGEFGVFLVSDGTNKPYRCKLRAPGFAHLQAMDFLCRGHMLADVSAILGSLDIVFGEVDR
- a CDS encoding NADH-quinone oxidoreductase subunit J, which codes for MLTGIAAAFFYLFAFIMIASAFMVIAARNPVHSVLFLILAFFNAAALFLLTGAEFLAMILLVVYVGAVAVLFLFVVMMLDVDFSELKRGALQYAPVGALVGLILLGELIVVFAGSMFAPKLGQGSVPIPDLAERTNTAALGDILYTDYVFNFQIAGLVLLVAMIGAIVLTLRHKPNVKRQSIPDQVARTPETAIEIKKVETGKGI
- the nuoK gene encoding NADH-quinone oxidoreductase subunit NuoK, with amino-acid sequence MEIGISHYLTVSAILFTLGVFGIFLNRKNVIVILMSVELILLSVNLNFVAFSSVLGDMVGQVFALFVLTVAAAEAAIGLAILVVFFRNRGSIAVEDVNVMKG
- a CDS encoding NADH-quinone oxidoreductase subunit E; the protein is MSVRRLADDAVQPAGFAFNAENQNWAHKTIAKYPEGRQQSAVIPLLMRAQEQDGWVTKAAIEHVANMLDMPLIRVLEVATFYTQFQLKPVGTRAHIQVCGTTPCMLRGSEALMDVCRHKIHHDPFELNAEGTLSWEEVECQGACVNAPMVMIFKDAYEDLTPERLAEIIDAFEAGKGDTVKTGPQDGRITSEPMGGLTALTEDLDYKKIGLETRKASDAAVAKAKAEAEAKAKAEAAAKAAEEAKNVAPSNAAKPVTNATETDPSLKTPSDVKASNAAEKAASVDSKQDYKLDDKNRPEAIERPEAVDDLKLISGVGPKIEETLHELGVFTFKQVASWKKAEREWVDGYLSFHGRIDREDWVKQAKALAKGGVEEYIKVFGKKPV
- the nuoI gene encoding NADH-quinone oxidoreductase subunit NuoI; this translates as MASFAQAAKSLLLKEFVGAFFLSMRQFFAPKATLNYPHEKGPISPRFRGEHALRRYPNGEERCIACKLCEAICPAQAITIEAGPRRNDGTRRTVRYDIDMVKCIYCGFCQEACPVDAIVEGPNFEFATETREELYYDKDKLLANGDRWEREIARNIAIDAPYR
- the nuoH gene encoding NADH-quinone oxidoreductase subunit NuoH, encoding MDGIFAAYVLPALIIALKSVVLLVVLLIVVAYLLYADRKIWAAVQLRRGPNVVGPWGLFQAFADLLKFVFKEPIIPSGANKGVFLLAPFISAVLAMATWAVIPVNEGWAIANINVGLLYIFAISSLEVYGVIMGGWASNSKYPFLGALRSAAQMVSYEVSIGFVIVTVLLTVGSLNLTDIVLSQNTGIGTSLGLPASFLDWNWLVLFPMFVIFFISALAETNRPPFDLVEAESELVAGHMIEYSSTPFLLFFLGEYVAITLMCALMTTLFLGGWLPPVDVWFLNWVPGIIWFMLKLCFCFFMFAMVKAFVPRYRYDQLMRLGWKVFLPISLFMVVLTATVIKVFDLV